The following are encoded in a window of Rhizobium sp. WYJ-E13 genomic DNA:
- a CDS encoding methylated-DNA--[protein]-cysteine S-methyltransferase — protein sequence MAQKVHQYLIFETAGGFCGIAWSDAGVTRFQLPTKSAESTERLLLRRLPVAESGAPTPLIQEAVAAVKRYFEGEEIDFSSVPVDLDGQDEFFRNIYAAARRIGWGHTTTYGTLARELGAGPEAARDVGQAMAKNPVALIIPCHRVLAAGGKIGGFSAPGGSTSKLRMLELEGVQIGSPAPVQQSLDF from the coding sequence ATGGCTCAGAAAGTGCATCAATACCTGATCTTCGAAACCGCCGGTGGCTTTTGCGGCATCGCCTGGAGCGATGCCGGCGTGACGCGGTTCCAGCTGCCGACAAAGAGCGCCGAATCGACCGAACGCTTGCTGTTGCGCCGTTTGCCGGTTGCTGAATCGGGCGCACCGACGCCACTGATTCAGGAGGCGGTTGCCGCTGTGAAGCGCTATTTCGAAGGCGAGGAAATCGACTTCTCCAGCGTGCCCGTCGATCTCGACGGTCAGGACGAATTTTTCCGCAATATCTATGCCGCCGCGCGCCGCATCGGTTGGGGCCATACGACGACTTATGGCACGCTTGCCAGGGAACTCGGAGCAGGGCCGGAAGCCGCGCGGGATGTGGGGCAGGCGATGGCAAAGAACCCAGTCGCGCTCATCATCCCCTGTCATCGCGTGCTTGCCGCAGGCGGCAAGATCGGAGGTTTTTCAGCCCCCGGCGGTTCGACCTCCAAGCTTCGCATGCTGGAGCTCGAAGGCGTGCAGATCGGCTCGCCTGCGCCGGTTCAGCAATCTCTCGATTTTTGA
- a CDS encoding RidA family protein — protein MKKIFNPPSVRRPFGNYNHGLLVPPGASLLVTSGQLGIGLDEKVPEDVTAQAELCFEAIKAILAEAEMSFADVIRISGFVTKREDFPAYMAVRDRFTLDPKPVSTLIIVSGFTRPEFLVEVEVTAAKVF, from the coding sequence ATGAAGAAGATTTTCAATCCGCCATCTGTCCGCCGCCCCTTCGGAAATTACAATCACGGCCTCCTCGTGCCGCCGGGCGCGTCCTTGCTGGTCACGTCAGGTCAACTTGGAATCGGTCTCGATGAAAAGGTCCCTGAGGATGTGACGGCCCAGGCCGAGCTCTGCTTCGAAGCGATCAAGGCGATCCTTGCCGAGGCCGAGATGAGCTTTGCCGATGTCATCCGCATTTCCGGCTTCGTGACGAAGCGGGAGGATTTCCCGGCCTATATGGCGGTGCGCGACCGCTTCACGCTCGACCCGAAACCGGTTTCAACCCTCATCATCGTCAGCGGCTTTACCCGGCCCGAATTTCTGGTCGAGGTGGAAGTCACGGCCGCGAAGGTTTTCTAA
- a CDS encoding NAD(P)H-dependent oxidoreductase, producing MRVLVLHSHPVEESYGKALYRETLESLARAGHEVDACDLYAEKFDPVLSQHDRLVYHDYPENTSLVKPYVDRLRQAEALVISTPVWNFGFPAILKGYFDRVWLPGVSFALVDGKVESRLRHIKKLGAVLTYGATPFRAFVAGNPPKKIVKRVLRAQIDPFRPVTFLAHYDMNNCTPETRAAFLAKVKSAMERF from the coding sequence ATGAGGGTTCTCGTCCTCCACTCGCACCCGGTCGAGGAAAGCTACGGCAAGGCGCTCTACAGAGAGACCCTGGAGAGCCTTGCCAGGGCCGGGCATGAGGTGGACGCCTGCGATCTCTATGCCGAGAAATTCGATCCCGTTCTCTCCCAGCATGACCGGCTAGTCTATCACGACTATCCGGAGAATACGTCTCTGGTAAAACCCTATGTCGACAGACTGAGGCAGGCCGAGGCGCTGGTCATCTCCACACCGGTGTGGAACTTCGGTTTCCCGGCGATCCTGAAAGGTTATTTCGATCGAGTCTGGCTTCCCGGCGTTTCCTTCGCGCTGGTGGACGGCAAAGTCGAATCCCGCCTGCGGCATATCAAGAAGCTTGGGGCAGTGCTCACCTATGGCGCGACACCTTTCCGCGCCTTCGTCGCCGGCAATCCGCCGAAGAAGATCGTGAAGCGTGTTTTGCGGGCGCAGATCGACCCGTTCAGGCCGGTCACTTTTCTCGCACATTACGATATGAACAATTGCACGCCGGAGACACGGGCAGCGTTCCTCGCCAAGGTGAAGAGCGCAATGGAGCGCTTCTAA
- a CDS encoding FAD-binding oxidoreductase has translation MADYQKIRQELEGIAIEDNPALVRQKSRDFYWYSPILKAQLDNVTADIVVTPKNEAEVIQTLKVAFAHGIPVTPRGAGTGNYGQAMPLSGGIVLNLAAMDKIKEIHPGRVICEPGIVIAQLDKQTKAHSGQELRFHPSTAQTATVGGFIAGGSGGVGSITWGGLRDLGNILRLRVVTMEAEPRVLDLTGWDLQKVSHAYGTNGIITEIEMPLAPAYDWVDVLVGYDDFMDAVRFSDALAKCNGILVKEIAPIAAPIPHDYFTRHKPYIRRGQSIVVLMIAPHSMDAFLAFTAAQKGEIMFRSDKVESMRGIPHAYELAWNHTTLRALKVDPNFTYLQVQYPGPDHVAKVKKMVEIFGDEVPGHLEFIKFDGQIQCSGLPLVRYTTEERLEEIIRIHQDHGCPIFNPHRYTLEEGGMKRTDKVQLAFKHETDPKGLLNPGKMIAWENPSFDFNAGKNYLFPGLAAVMEAS, from the coding sequence ATGGCCGATTATCAGAAGATCAGACAAGAACTCGAAGGCATCGCAATCGAGGACAATCCGGCGCTCGTTCGCCAGAAGAGCCGGGATTTCTACTGGTATTCGCCGATCCTGAAGGCGCAGCTCGACAATGTGACGGCCGATATCGTCGTGACGCCGAAGAACGAGGCCGAAGTCATCCAGACGCTGAAGGTCGCCTTCGCGCATGGTATTCCCGTCACCCCGCGCGGTGCCGGCACGGGCAATTACGGCCAGGCCATGCCGCTTTCCGGCGGCATCGTGCTCAATCTGGCCGCGATGGACAAGATCAAGGAAATCCATCCTGGCCGCGTCATCTGCGAGCCGGGCATCGTGATTGCCCAGCTCGACAAGCAGACTAAGGCGCATTCCGGCCAGGAACTGCGCTTCCATCCCTCGACCGCCCAGACGGCAACGGTCGGCGGCTTCATCGCCGGCGGTTCCGGTGGTGTCGGTTCGATCACCTGGGGCGGATTGCGCGATCTCGGCAATATCCTGCGCCTGCGCGTCGTGACCATGGAGGCGGAACCGCGGGTGCTCGATCTCACCGGCTGGGACCTGCAGAAAGTCAGCCACGCCTATGGCACCAACGGCATCATTACGGAAATCGAAATGCCGCTCGCACCCGCCTACGACTGGGTGGATGTCCTCGTCGGCTATGACGACTTCATGGATGCGGTGCGCTTCTCCGATGCGCTGGCGAAGTGCAACGGAATTCTCGTCAAGGAAATCGCGCCGATCGCCGCTCCCATCCCGCATGACTATTTCACGCGGCACAAGCCCTATATCCGTCGGGGCCAGTCGATTGTCGTGCTGATGATCGCGCCGCATTCCATGGATGCCTTCCTTGCGTTTACCGCAGCTCAGAAGGGTGAGATCATGTTCCGCTCCGACAAGGTCGAGAGCATGCGCGGCATTCCGCATGCCTATGAGCTTGCCTGGAACCATACGACGCTGCGTGCGCTCAAGGTCGATCCCAACTTCACGTATCTACAGGTGCAGTATCCGGGGCCGGATCATGTCGCCAAGGTGAAGAAGATGGTGGAGATTTTCGGCGACGAGGTACCGGGTCATCTCGAATTCATCAAGTTCGATGGGCAGATCCAGTGCTCGGGTTTGCCGCTGGTACGCTACACGACAGAGGAGCGGCTGGAAGAAATCATCAGGATCCATCAGGACCACGGCTGCCCGATCTTCAACCCGCACCGCTATACGCTGGAAGAAGGCGGCATGAAGCGTACCGACAAGGTGCAGCTCGCCTTCAAGCATGAGACCGATCCGAAGGGGCTGCTCAATCCCGGCAAGATGATCGCCTGGGAGAATCCCAGCTTCGATTTCAATGCCGGCAAGAACTACCTCTTCCCCGGCCTTGCCGCTGTCATGGAGGCTTCATGA
- a CDS encoding cytosine deaminase — protein MTYSFMSPPNAGRFVLANATLPAVATGYAAAATEGLVKADIVIADGLIAAILPPGTAPAEFAKSDMKEGMVWPCFADIHTHLDKGHIWPRKPNPDGTFMGALEAVGRDREANWSTADVRKRMEFSLRSAYAHGTGLIRTHLDSLAPQHRISFEVFAEIRDEWKDKIALQAVALFPLDNMVDEGFFADLVAVVKDKGGLLGGVTKMGPLLDWQLDTLLRAAAENGLDVDLHVDETDDPGAETLKAIAEAVLRNRFEGKVTAGHCCSLARQDDDTAQRTVELVHQSGISIISLPMCNMYLQDRYPDRTPRWRGITLFKELAAAGVETAVASDNTRDPFYAYGDLDPVEVFREAVRILHLDHPLDSAARVVTTSPARIAGRPQMGHLAVGSPADLVLFSARRWSEFLSRPQSDRVVLRRGKVIDRSLPDYRELDSVVGG, from the coding sequence ATGACATATTCTTTCATGTCTCCTCCCAATGCGGGCCGCTTCGTGCTGGCCAATGCGACGCTTCCGGCCGTTGCCACAGGCTATGCGGCAGCAGCAACCGAGGGGCTCGTCAAAGCTGACATCGTGATTGCGGACGGCTTGATTGCAGCGATCCTGCCGCCGGGCACGGCTCCGGCGGAGTTCGCCAAATCCGATATGAAAGAGGGCATGGTCTGGCCTTGCTTCGCCGATATCCACACACATCTGGACAAGGGCCATATCTGGCCGCGCAAACCCAATCCGGATGGGACCTTCATGGGTGCGCTGGAAGCCGTCGGCAGGGACAGGGAGGCAAACTGGTCGACAGCCGATGTGCGCAAGCGCATGGAATTCTCGCTGCGTTCGGCCTATGCGCACGGCACCGGGCTGATCCGCACGCATCTGGATTCGCTTGCCCCGCAACACCGCATTTCCTTTGAGGTATTTGCCGAAATACGCGACGAGTGGAAGGACAAGATCGCCCTGCAGGCGGTTGCCCTTTTCCCACTCGACAATATGGTCGACGAAGGTTTCTTCGCCGATCTCGTCGCGGTCGTCAAAGACAAGGGCGGCCTGCTCGGCGGCGTCACCAAGATGGGACCATTGCTCGACTGGCAGCTCGATACGCTTCTGCGCGCGGCGGCAGAGAACGGACTCGATGTCGATCTGCATGTCGACGAGACCGACGATCCGGGCGCGGAAACATTGAAGGCGATCGCCGAAGCCGTCCTGCGCAACCGGTTCGAGGGCAAGGTGACGGCAGGTCATTGCTGCTCGCTTGCCCGGCAGGATGACGATACGGCGCAGCGGACGGTGGAACTGGTCCACCAGTCGGGGATTTCGATCATCTCGCTGCCGATGTGCAACATGTATCTGCAGGATCGCTATCCGGACCGGACGCCGCGCTGGCGCGGGATTACGCTCTTCAAGGAACTGGCCGCTGCCGGTGTCGAGACGGCGGTCGCCTCCGACAATACCCGCGATCCCTTCTATGCCTATGGCGATCTCGATCCGGTCGAGGTATTCCGCGAGGCGGTGCGCATCCTGCATCTCGATCATCCGCTTGATAGCGCGGCGCGCGTCGTCACGACGTCACCGGCCAGGATTGCCGGCAGGCCGCAGATGGGCCATCTTGCCGTTGGTAGCCCCGCCGATCTCGTGCTCTTCAGCGCAAGGCGCTGGAGCGAATTCCTTTCCCGTCCGCAGTCTGACCGCGTCGTGCTTCGCCGCGGCAAGGTGATCGACCGCAGTCTGCCGGATTACCGTGAACTCGATAGCGTCGTTGGAGGCTGA
- a CDS encoding ABC transporter permease yields MTIETVENSVPAMPNPLNAKRRDLALRVSVPFLAIIVLIAIWAIYVRVSGVPPYILPSPLAVAGALVSDWGTLSPALWVTTKITFMSLALALIGGVGFAIFLVQSRWIEIAFYPLAVILQVTPIVAISPLILIYAPSTQVALLICAFLVAFFPILSNMVQGLKSVDHNLINLFELYGASRWQTLLYLKLPAAQPYFMTGLRIGGGLALIAAVVAEFAAGSAGAGSGLAFRLLEAQYRMNIPRLFAALFMLSMLGVAIFAITSFISWLSLHRWHESSLKREN; encoded by the coding sequence ATGACCATCGAGACAGTCGAAAACTCCGTGCCGGCCATGCCCAATCCGCTCAATGCGAAGCGGCGGGATCTAGCGCTTCGCGTTAGCGTGCCTTTTCTCGCCATCATCGTGCTGATTGCGATCTGGGCGATCTATGTCAGGGTGTCGGGTGTGCCGCCCTATATACTCCCGAGCCCGCTTGCGGTTGCCGGAGCGCTTGTCAGCGATTGGGGCACGCTTTCGCCGGCGCTCTGGGTTACAACCAAGATCACCTTCATGTCGCTGGCGCTGGCGCTGATCGGCGGCGTGGGTTTTGCGATCTTCCTGGTGCAGTCGCGCTGGATCGAGATCGCCTTCTATCCGCTCGCCGTTATCCTGCAGGTCACGCCGATCGTGGCGATCTCGCCGCTGATCCTGATCTATGCGCCGTCCACGCAGGTGGCACTGCTGATCTGCGCCTTTCTCGTCGCCTTCTTTCCCATCCTGTCGAACATGGTGCAGGGATTGAAGAGCGTCGATCACAACCTAATCAATCTCTTCGAGCTCTACGGCGCCTCGCGCTGGCAGACGCTGCTTTATTTGAAGCTGCCTGCGGCTCAGCCCTATTTCATGACTGGGCTTCGCATCGGCGGCGGTCTGGCGCTGATTGCGGCGGTTGTGGCCGAGTTTGCAGCCGGTTCGGCGGGTGCGGGCTCCGGCCTCGCCTTCCGGCTCCTCGAAGCGCAATACCGCATGAACATTCCCCGCCTCTTCGCCGCGCTCTTCATGCTCTCCATGCTCGGAGTCGCGATCTTTGCCATTACCTCCTTCATTTCATGGCTCAGCCTGCATCGCTGGCATGAGAGCAGCCTGAAGCGGGAGAATTGA
- a CDS encoding ABC transporter ATP-binding protein, which yields MSLAETKAAPSKETRKRPLVVMQSASKVFSSGTIALSGMSLTVESGEFISLLGPSGCGKSTALRIIAGLGDVTSGKIDWPSSRINSKGLPEGDIGFVFQEPTLMPWKTVFGNVYLPLKLRGVSKAEASDRIMQALATVGLQDFADAYPRELSGGMKMRVSIARALVTKPKLLLMDEPFAALDEITRQKLNDDVLRLWKATGITVIFVTHSVFESAYLSNRIVVMKARPGRVHADIPLTTSLDRDAHYRTSEEYRQACETVSYSLIGAINAAKEDR from the coding sequence ATGTCCCTAGCCGAAACCAAGGCGGCGCCTTCGAAGGAAACACGTAAGCGGCCGCTGGTCGTCATGCAGTCCGCCTCGAAGGTTTTTTCCAGCGGCACGATCGCGCTTTCGGGCATGTCCCTGACAGTCGAAAGCGGCGAGTTCATCAGCCTTCTCGGTCCTTCCGGCTGCGGCAAATCCACGGCCTTGCGCATCATCGCCGGTCTTGGCGACGTCACCTCGGGCAAGATCGACTGGCCGAGTTCGCGCATCAATTCGAAGGGCCTGCCGGAAGGCGATATCGGCTTCGTCTTCCAGGAGCCGACGCTGATGCCGTGGAAGACCGTTTTCGGCAATGTCTATCTGCCGCTGAAATTGCGCGGCGTTTCCAAGGCGGAGGCGAGCGACCGGATCATGCAAGCGCTCGCGACTGTCGGCCTGCAGGATTTCGCCGATGCCTATCCGCGGGAACTCTCCGGCGGCATGAAGATGCGTGTGTCTATCGCCCGCGCGTTGGTGACCAAACCGAAACTGCTGCTGATGGACGAGCCCTTTGCAGCGCTCGACGAAATTACGCGCCAGAAGCTCAACGACGACGTTTTGCGGTTGTGGAAGGCGACCGGCATCACGGTGATTTTCGTCACGCATTCCGTCTTTGAGTCTGCCTACCTTTCCAATCGGATCGTGGTGATGAAGGCGCGGCCGGGCCGTGTCCATGCCGATATTCCGCTGACCACGAGCCTCGATCGTGACGCGCACTATCGAACTTCCGAGGAATACCGGCAGGCCTGCGAGACCGTTTCCTATTCGCTGATTGGCGCGATCAACGCGGCAAAGGAAGACCGATGA
- a CDS encoding ABC transporter substrate-binding protein has product MSNRLKTSVFSVVLGLGGMLAASVPGYALDKVSYGTNWLAQAEHGGFYQAVADGTYAKYGLDVSIVQGGPNAANNALLISGKIDFYMGGPQGEISAVEQGIPLVDVAAIFQKDPQILIAHPDVGVDKFEDLAKLKALFLSKDGYLTYFEWMKANFPGFKDEQYKPYNFNPGPFLADKQSAQQGYLTSEPYEIQKQTGWEPKVFLLADNGYSPYSTMITTTQQMIDSKPDVVQRFVDASIEGWYNYLYGDNSKANELIKKDNPEMTDGQIAYSIAKMKEYGIIESGDGLDKGIGCITDAHYKKFFDEMVAIKVFKPDTDYTKAFTTKFVCKSVGVSLKK; this is encoded by the coding sequence ATGTCCAACAGATTGAAAACATCCGTATTTTCTGTAGTTCTTGGGCTTGGCGGCATGCTTGCTGCCAGCGTACCCGGCTATGCGCTCGACAAGGTCAGCTATGGCACCAACTGGCTGGCGCAGGCCGAGCATGGCGGCTTCTACCAGGCGGTCGCCGACGGAACCTATGCCAAATACGGCCTCGACGTTTCCATCGTGCAGGGCGGGCCGAACGCCGCCAACAACGCGCTGCTGATATCGGGCAAAATCGATTTCTACATGGGCGGGCCGCAAGGTGAGATCTCCGCTGTCGAGCAGGGCATTCCGCTCGTCGATGTCGCCGCGATCTTTCAGAAGGACCCGCAGATCCTGATCGCTCATCCCGATGTCGGCGTCGACAAGTTCGAGGACCTTGCCAAGCTGAAGGCGCTGTTCCTCAGCAAGGACGGTTACCTCACCTATTTCGAATGGATGAAGGCAAACTTTCCAGGCTTCAAGGACGAGCAGTACAAGCCTTACAACTTCAACCCAGGTCCCTTCCTTGCCGACAAGCAATCCGCCCAGCAGGGTTACCTGACCTCGGAGCCCTACGAAATCCAGAAGCAGACCGGCTGGGAACCGAAGGTCTTCCTGCTCGCCGATAACGGCTACTCGCCTTATTCGACGATGATCACGACGACGCAGCAGATGATCGATAGCAAGCCGGACGTCGTGCAGCGCTTCGTCGATGCCTCGATCGAGGGCTGGTACAACTATCTCTACGGCGACAACAGCAAGGCCAACGAACTGATCAAGAAGGACAATCCCGAAATGACGGATGGTCAGATCGCTTATTCGATCGCCAAGATGAAGGAATACGGCATCATCGAATCCGGTGATGGCCTGGACAAGGGCATCGGCTGCATCACCGACGCCCACTACAAGAAGTTCTTCGACGAAATGGTGGCGATCAAGGTCTTCAAGCCAGACACCGACTACACCAAGGCCTTTACGACGAAATTCGTCTGCAAGAGTGTCGGTGTATCGCTGAAGAAATAG
- a CDS encoding LysR family transcriptional regulator, with product MLHSRKLLYINEIARTGSIRKAAARLNVASSAINRQILALEEEMGAPLFERLPRGLRLTAAGELCIEHIREVLKNYERLEGRIKSLKMQQAGKVRLVTTVGLASGPLPEIITRFQSEHPRVFIQLRNDAGTMTVNPVLSGEVDIGLGFNIPATPGIRTLGNFDIPIGVILPPGHPLIGPGPISLADVVQERLVLAQQGTSLREVINLAMARLDIPVEPVLETNASEMLKKLVKCGAGLSMLNPLDVITECRQGELVFRPLAEPHSRHQPMKLFARARAPLDSATSLFVEYLLAELAGLVQELQAKGHIPLERPVVA from the coding sequence ATGCTGCACTCCAGAAAGCTTCTCTACATCAACGAGATTGCCCGCACGGGCTCGATCCGGAAGGCCGCAGCGCGCCTGAACGTTGCCTCTTCGGCGATCAACCGGCAGATATTGGCGCTGGAGGAGGAAATGGGCGCTCCGCTCTTCGAGCGCCTGCCGAGGGGGCTTCGGCTGACGGCCGCCGGCGAGCTCTGCATCGAACATATCCGCGAGGTTCTGAAGAACTACGAGCGGCTGGAGGGGCGCATCAAAAGCCTCAAGATGCAGCAGGCCGGCAAGGTCAGGCTGGTGACGACCGTCGGTCTTGCCTCAGGTCCGTTGCCGGAGATCATCACCCGCTTCCAGTCCGAGCATCCGCGCGTCTTCATCCAGCTGCGCAACGATGCCGGGACGATGACGGTCAATCCGGTGCTGTCGGGTGAGGTGGATATCGGCCTGGGTTTCAATATTCCGGCCACACCCGGCATCCGCACGCTCGGCAATTTCGATATCCCGATCGGCGTCATCCTGCCACCTGGCCATCCCTTGATCGGACCCGGACCGATCAGCCTTGCCGACGTCGTGCAGGAACGGCTGGTGCTTGCGCAGCAAGGTACCAGCCTGCGTGAGGTCATCAACCTCGCAATGGCCAGGCTCGATATCCCTGTCGAGCCGGTTCTGGAAACCAATGCATCGGAAATGCTGAAGAAACTGGTCAAATGCGGGGCAGGGCTCTCCATGCTGAACCCGCTCGATGTCATCACCGAATGCCGCCAGGGCGAGCTGGTGTTCCGCCCTCTTGCCGAGCCGCACAGCCGCCATCAGCCGATGAAGCTTTTTGCGCGTGCTCGCGCACCACTCGACTCCGCCACCAGCCTTTTCGTTGAATATCTGCTGGCCGAGCTTGCGGGCCTCGTTCAGGAGCTGCAGGCCAAGGGACACATCCCGCTGGAGCGGCCTGTCGTTGCGTAA
- a CDS encoding creatininase family protein, giving the protein MATPFYWNELNTYDFAALSAETTIAILPIASTEQHGPHLPVATDVAIANGMLAELRRQRPDDLDILVLPTQEIGKANEHVYGPGTLSLSAELLIPVWTAIGAKVAEAGVRKLVIVNSHGGNVDIMSIVARELRVRYQMAVVSTQWGRFGNPEGMISEHETRYGIHGGEVETSLMLHFRPDLVRMEKAENFISKAEWMREQSRYIQPLPPHSLAWIAHDLNPNGVVGDASKGTAEKGEAICRHQVKGFIELLYDLKRYPLSNLYSQ; this is encoded by the coding sequence ATGGCGACACCATTCTACTGGAATGAACTGAACACTTATGATTTTGCCGCTCTCTCTGCCGAAACGACCATCGCCATCCTGCCGATCGCCTCGACGGAGCAACACGGCCCGCATCTGCCCGTCGCAACCGATGTGGCGATCGCCAACGGCATGCTGGCGGAACTGCGCCGGCAACGGCCCGATGACCTCGATATCCTCGTCCTGCCGACACAGGAAATCGGCAAGGCCAACGAGCATGTCTACGGTCCAGGCACGCTTTCCCTCAGCGCCGAGCTGCTAATCCCCGTCTGGACGGCGATCGGCGCGAAGGTCGCTGAAGCCGGTGTGCGCAAGCTCGTCATCGTCAATTCGCATGGCGGCAATGTTGATATCATGAGCATCGTCGCCCGCGAGCTCAGGGTACGCTACCAGATGGCCGTCGTTTCCACGCAATGGGGCCGGTTCGGCAATCCCGAGGGCATGATCAGCGAGCACGAAACGCGTTACGGCATTCATGGCGGCGAAGTGGAGACATCGCTGATGCTGCATTTCCGACCGGATCTGGTGCGGATGGAAAAGGCTGAGAATTTCATATCAAAGGCCGAATGGATGCGCGAGCAATCGCGCTATATCCAGCCGCTGCCGCCGCATTCGCTGGCCTGGATCGCCCACGATCTCAATCCGAACGGCGTGGTCGGCGATGCCTCGAAGGGCACAGCCGAAAAGGGCGAAGCGATCTGCCGCCATCAGGTGAAGGGCTTCATAGAGCTGCTCTACGACCTGAAGCGCTATCCGCTCTCCAACCTCTATTCGCAGTAA
- a CDS encoding peroxiredoxin, whose product MSLRINDIAPDFTADTTQGPIQFHDWIGNGWAVLFSHPKNFTPVCTTELGTMAGLEGEFKKRGVKIIGISVDPVESHAKWKNDIRTATGFDVEYPLIGDKDLKVAKLYDMLPAGAGESSEGRTPADNATVRSVFVIGPDKKIKLILTYPMTTGRNFNEILRAIDSIQLTAKHQVATPANWNPGDDVIITAAVSNEDAIARFGSFDTVLPYLRKTKQPSA is encoded by the coding sequence ATGAGCTTGCGTATCAACGATATTGCTCCCGATTTCACCGCCGACACCACCCAGGGTCCCATCCAGTTCCATGACTGGATCGGCAATGGCTGGGCCGTCCTCTTCTCGCATCCCAAGAACTTCACGCCGGTCTGCACGACCGAGCTTGGCACGATGGCCGGCCTCGAAGGCGAGTTTAAGAAGCGCGGCGTCAAGATCATCGGCATTTCGGTCGATCCGGTCGAAAGCCACGCCAAATGGAAAAATGACATCAGGACGGCGACCGGCTTCGATGTCGAATATCCGCTGATCGGCGACAAGGACCTCAAGGTTGCGAAGCTGTACGACATGCTGCCGGCCGGCGCCGGTGAAAGCTCCGAAGGGCGCACGCCCGCAGACAATGCCACCGTGCGCTCCGTTTTCGTCATCGGCCCGGACAAGAAGATCAAGCTGATCCTCACCTACCCGATGACGACGGGCCGCAATTTCAACGAGATCCTGCGCGCCATCGATTCCATCCAGCTGACCGCCAAGCACCAGGTCGCGACGCCGGCCAACTGGAACCCGGGCGACGACGTCATCATCACTGCCGCCGTCTCCAACGAAGACGCGATTGCCCGCTTCGGCTCCTTCGATACGGTTCTGCCCTATCTCAGAAAGACCAAGCAGCCGTCTGCGTGA
- a CDS encoding KTSC domain-containing protein has product MNWVPLNSKQIRAVSYDPEVQVLHIKFAGGRSVRHNGVLPHIYGNLIETDDPEFYYKYYLEPSRVQAGWWQSLGASSYAVKLLIFLIGVLVITTTALQESGDLPIYLSEITESGTAAPADGVISPQ; this is encoded by the coding sequence ATGAATTGGGTGCCTTTGAATTCCAAACAGATCCGCGCTGTATCCTACGATCCGGAAGTCCAAGTCCTTCATATCAAATTTGCCGGCGGCCGATCGGTGCGACATAACGGGGTACTGCCCCATATCTACGGGAACCTCATCGAAACCGACGATCCGGAATTTTACTACAAATACTATCTGGAGCCGTCGCGTGTCCAAGCCGGCTGGTGGCAGAGCCTCGGCGCCAGCTCCTATGCGGTAAAACTCTTGATATTTCTGATCGGCGTACTCGTGATCACAACGACCGCGCTTCAGGAAAGTGGCGATCTGCCGATCTACCTGTCGGAAATCACCGAGTCTGGAACAGCTGCTCCGGCTGACGGTGTCATCTCTCCACAATAA
- a CDS encoding poly-beta-1,6-N-acetyl-D-glucosamine N-deacetylase PgaB has product MQTFAIRSPDIEALHYNPEARLLLVKFKSGAICNFTRISAQALQRLLGPDVRIENDTAEDDANYLAGLRSGGLRALYCLTGITPAQFDFAKVPGIW; this is encoded by the coding sequence ATGCAAACCTTCGCCATCCGATCGCCAGATATCGAAGCGCTTCACTATAATCCGGAGGCGCGGTTGCTGCTTGTGAAGTTCAAAAGCGGCGCCATCTGCAATTTCACACGTATCTCGGCGCAGGCGCTGCAGCGGCTGCTCGGCCCCGATGTGCGGATAGAGAACGACACGGCAGAAGACGATGCCAACTATCTGGCTGGCCTGCGCAGCGGTGGATTGCGGGCGCTTTATTGCCTGACCGGGATCACACCAGCGCAATTCGATTTCGCAAAGGTTCCCGGCATCTGGTGA